atcctggtagttaaacccagaacaacctgaagagatcagggtagtgaacttccagatgtggaagagaagttctaaatgattacttgtagggaggtgatagagtgttcggttgtcattagcgtgcaagccgcagtaaaaggtgagtgattgtttgccattcttgtgccaaggagtgtttatactgaagtttagagttagtcataggctggattacctacagatgtatgtgttctaggactgatagggtgatcgattgatcattgttgtgtaccaAGGAgcgtttatactgatatatatatgttattgcactcacatgctgattttccttgtacatgtttatagatatatatattctcttgctgatagtgcaacattgtattataaggttTGATCTACTTGATGAGGtaggtaatattaggtggtgaaccaggagataggataccacatgATAAGCAGAtggtagagttctgatggtgttggagaacaacctgactgaaatagtatagagtgtaggattcattagtattatatgtgtgtatgtattgtgtatgtgctttgtccagtaaatgtattcaaatttgctggtgtttgcccttgtcctagtgaggcttcccaggatgtagtaaagaaggagagagagaaagaaagaaccaagaaccactaatgtggacagggtagaacaggaaactaataagtcaaaggggattgaggagatcacatcacataaggagagagtggggagtcacagcggctcgagtgggtgtgtgcacgtgacaacgaggctaagtattggagccgcatcccctaaacgtgtgacgttgagcccctctccaagagccagaagcgcccagggtgatctcctggtaaattataagcactctaccgagttgtgggttgggttgtccagaaagaaggctcaagaacgacaacaccaccaacccacactatacaataaattgggggcctgtgtccgggagagtgaactgacacacccacaccctgtccaagagcggATTCGTACACCACTTGTCAAAATAGAtacactgtgtgaccgcaggtgtatattttctctcttgggaagactcacaggacaagatggataaggtgcaagcgtttgtggagtcaggcaagcctgcggacttggaaggttgcacgagggatcaattaaatcaaatagcagaaaaatgtggcattaggttgaaagcatctaaagtagctgggatgaaggacgagatcctgaggcagttaagagccaaacgtGAAGCGGCAGAGCCAGGAGCCCTAAAAGAAGCGGAAAgttgaaaggaggatgatgggcaggatgaagtgagatcccagggatcgagtaggagcagcaagagtagccacagtagcaggagtagccggaataggagcttggagagattccagttagagctacagatgcagcgtgagaacaaggagagagagttccagctggaaaagatgaagttagaactccagatgaaaaaaaaggagaaaaagagaaaaccagactggaggtagaaaaagagaaagccaggctagaggtggaaaaagaaaaagagaaagccaggctagaggtggaaaaagaaaaagagaaagccaggctagatgtggagaaagaaaaagagaaaaccagaataagggaactggagttggaacaagagaaagagaaaggaaaagcccaggtcgaaaaacaaAAAGAGAgagcaaaacaaatgcagatagaagcgaacagaaccttggctgaacaaagaattgaacatgggttgccagagtgcaccacccaggtatcacactcaccagatgttagggttagggagaaggacattcctttgtttgttcccgaagaggcagagagcttcttcgagcattttgaaaaagtagccagtatcatggagtggccacaggaggaatgggcccaactggtccagttaagattgaccggtgcagcaagggaggcatacacccaattgtcactagaagagtgccaggattatgccacggttaagagcagcatattgcgctcgtttcagttaaccccagaagcttataggaagcgtttcagagagatgatcaaagttggaggatGTACCTTTgccgagacagcaagagatctggaaagacgattccagagatggattgaggctgccggagtaggatcttacgctgacctgaagcaattgatggtcatggaaaagttcttagaaatgatgcatcccgaaacaaagttcagatccaagaagcaggggtaaaggaggtgaaagatgccgcagatagggcagatatgattacggaagcgtacaagagcttgagggagaacagagtgagaagcgaggcgagatgcagcaatggcagatccggtggagtctggggaggaagaaattatgaaagacccagaagagtctggggtgagaagaattttgataaatgggcagataaacgtaagtaccctaaaacgcagaagagtaggtcgcgcacttcgtctgaaagtgaggagggaggagctaaacgagaaactaatcgttatccaggaaatcaagagtccagtaaaaccccacagagtgcaggtagtgtgcctggcccgaggaactctcatgcgagtggacaaggtcagagccgctctggtacatatagaagagacttttcccaggtgaggtgttacagttctaacggattgggtcacgtgatgcgagattgtcggcagggcaagagagtcgtgaccctggccatgtgtgaccccccgaagtaaatatactaatgtgttccaagacaaaccacagagggtgaacttagtgaacgagaggtataggccgttcatgagcaaaggttggatcagtataggaggccaacctgaggtagaagttggtatcttaagagataccggagctaatcagagcttgattacgagaagcctgattgggaatgatcgacggttagctggcaggagtaagatgaaagtatattggttattgtctgagagtgacatgcccatttgtactgtccagctaaggtcggaatatgtgtcggcagaggtgatgttgggagtatgccccgacatacctattccaggagtccaagtgatcctggggaatgacttgtgcaggacaaaggtgttgccaagagtcatagtggagactgtgccagaggagtgcccagagggccacggcacgggtgggacacctgagagtgtgaacctgactgacatccaagGAGATGCATCAGGAGactgccaagccattgagtaccctgtctagtagtgatgaaggcagaggtggccgacgaggaagacgctggagaaaatGAGACAGTGGCAAttcaaccggtagaagatatcgacgtagatatagcgtggttaTTTGAGGAAGGTCCGGCTCAGGAAGATGAAgtttcggtgaggtcaaaagtgaagacgacccagccgaagaagaatcatgtgaagagagcggacctgaatagagcccagcccgctgaaattaagagtctgaaggtgaatgcaactgtgctgagtagaaatgaagaaggatgtggacatactgaggacgggagtagagcgtcaagttgtccacgagcacagaggcatttggatagtggaattaagttgtttgagatgtcaggagttgacatgtttcacagaaaacgtggaggagagatagtgaagaagagtaagagccgagaaaatgaaggagaagagacagtatgtgtggacagatgcttacgagcactctaggagaggtaaagtgacatgtacggtcgagtgctgttgggtgtagtacagtgctcgaagaaacttttagggaacgaagaagatttgaaagagaagaaatggagttgtatagaggtgagaagtgtgggaagaggatgatgatacaagcgtggaggaatagaagaaagccgaggacttgatggaagtcaaacaggatgaggtctcggataaatgaggagacgaaagggaggatcgtcggtgaagacgagggagtgaagtattatgacaggagacggaagtataatggcagtagatggaagtgtgaagacgacagaggaagtacagacagtagatgtctgactctgggggtgaagagaagaagatgaggaaatggagggtggaaacaataagtagagcgggcgtccaaggaggacagcctagccaagaggtgccagagaagtcagatcgtttgtgagaagatcatgtttctggcgagctGTGAACTAGATATTGCAAATTACAAGGTgcgaccggatgtgcagtgtacatcgatgatattgtagtgttcgctgattcctggaaggatcacgtggatcgacttttagatttgtttgatcgattggagaaggccaacatgacgatcaacttagcaaaaagcgagttcgggagagcaagcctggagtaccttggatatatagtagggcaagttgaggttgctccggtaagaacaaaggtggaggccattgacaacttcccggtgcccaggagtaagaaagaattgttgagatacctcggtatgattggatattacaggaagttctgtgaaaatttctccatcatagccgctcctatgacgagtttgctgtcaaacagcaagaagtgggagtggaatggaacagcacaagaaacgtttgaaaagaccaaaagactgttgaccgaggcgcctgtactaatgtcgccagattttggagcGCCATTTACGTtatatgtagatgccagtgatataggggctggagctgtacttactgttatgatcccaggtagccgaaaaacgagtctcctctttgagaattattctatcaagcctaacctgactagaaggtctagaggtctaggaaatatagaggtgataacacagatgtaaaatatttGGTTGAAtttaataaacaatttgagattatgggcagtgaataagaaaatagataaatgactggttaggagaagtggataatttgctggaaatacaaggctcgcttctggagggctttgatctcacttgagtgccagacatcgcaggggaaagccgtgctccgtttgagctcccgtcagaaaggaacacctagtgatatatctccaagagaagagaagtgtgcagatgtgccagctgtggaatcgagctgggaacgttgtggtctcaagtcctggacggcgaggagtgtttattaagccgcccagagacattatcgtgggccgtgggagtgccctgaccagactccgtcagagggaggagcgccctcaactaggcaatctgtggtaagcacgatttaagccagttcatagtgattacttgtagttggtcgtgtgcccagcgacagtagcaatgtttattgataagttagacatgttttgataaggcagaaagcctaaaataaaagagtggagagggaggaacgtcctggaggacggagcgacgtccgtcccctctgagcactggcaggtgactgagggagcccagctcctgacggcggaggaccctcccagagtgagtgaggaccgccgggcacggcggagcatggaccagcccaaaatgggggagtccactcacacagtatgtagagaacagataaatattataggcaaacatattgtgtggttatttttgtttatgtgtttaaggggaaacatttttattggagtgtcgatgggttgcaggtttgtctttggagaagaagttgctgagaacttcgaagccagcacagaaggagtagttgatgagactccaaggtagtggaggagaggacctcgaactgtgaggagaagcagtgaagaggagtgtcacgtgcttctgttgaGGTGGTGAAGcagatagttgctcgaggaaacttcatggtgtagcagccaggagagctgtggaggaccctagtagaggtggcgaagcaccatagttgcccgaggaaaacttcatggtgtagcagcctggaggagctgcagaggatcctggtagtaaaacccggaagaacctgaagagatcagggtagtgaacttccagatgttgaagggaagttctaaatgattacttttagggaggtgatagagtgttcggttgtcattagcgtgcaagacgcagtgaaaggtgagggattgtttgccattcttgtgccgaggagtgtttatactgaagtatacagttacagtcgtaggctggattacctacagatgtatgtgttctaggactgatagggtgatcgattgatcattgttgtgtaccaAGGAacgtttatactgatatatatatgttatagcactcatacgctgattttccttgtacatgtttatagatatatatatatattctcttgctgatagtgcaacattgtattataagacttgacctacttgaggaggttggtaatatcaggtggtgaaccaggagatagaataccacttgataagcagatgatagagttctgatggtgttggagggcaacctgactgaaatagtatagagtgtaggattcattattaatatacgtgtgtatgtattgtgtatgtgctttgtccagtaaatgtattcaaatttgctggtgtttgcccttgtcctagtgaagcttcccaggaagtagtaaagaaggagagagagagagagaaagaatcaaaaaccaccactgtggacagggtagaacagaaaactaataagtcaaaggggattgaggagatcacatcacataaggagagagaggggagtcacagcggctcgagtgggtgtgtgcacgtgacaacgaggctaagtattggaaccgcatccccctaaacgtgtgacattgagcccctcttcaagagccagaagcgcccagggtgatctcctggtaaagtataagcactctaccgagttgtgggttgggttgtccagaaagaaggatcaacaacgacaacaccaccaacccacactatacaataccaggcagcaggtcccccctctccacggcgctgaaagtctccaatggaaaggcaaacataGACAGAAAGTAAATAGGAGAattaaaatagactagggatgaggtTATTctacattaggtttcagggtcactggggtaacgcaaaacacacgactcatagaccggctttttaatccccttgagcgaaatgcTAAGACGGGGAGACGAGCAATCACTCGCTGGGGTAACGAAAATGGACCGGGACATAGCccagctttttaatccccttgaacgaaaTGCTGAGACCAGGAGTCGAGCAATCACTCGCTGGGGTAACGAAATATTCACGACTCACAGaccagctttttaatccccttgagcggaaTGCTGAGACCTGGAAATGAGCAATCACCCGCTGGGGTAACGAAACAGCATGGAACCATATCGCTGCCATTTAAtcccactggggtaacgaaacagCATGGAGCCATATCACTGCCGTTTAATCCCAATGAGGTCACGAAAAAACATGGATCCATATCGCTGCCATTTAATCTCACtgaggtaacgaaaaaacatggagcCATATCGCTGCCGTTGGTAAAACTTAAAAAACACCCATGCACCATATCGCTGCCGTCGCCATTTATAACGAAAAATACACGACACATAACGCTTCcatcggaaaaagcaaaacggcggCGTTATGTGTCGTTTACCACTACTCACTTCGTCCTCTGCCTCCGCATCCTCAATCCCTACCTCCTTCCAACAAGCTCCTCCACTCCACCTCCGCGTCCTCAGGCTCCCCCACCTCCACTTCCTCGTCTTCAAACCCCACCTCCTCGCCCTCAAGCTCTTCCCCCCTCCGCGTCCTCAAGTTCCACCTCCTAGCATTCATGCTCCTCCACCTTCGCGTCCTCAAACTCCACCTCCTCGCACTCAAGCTCCTCCACCTCCATCTCTTCGTCCTCAAGCTCCTACTCCTTGCCCTCAAGCTCCTACTCCTTGCCCTCAAGCTCCTACTCCTTGCCCTCTAGCTCCTCCACCTACACTTCCGCGTCCTTAAGCTCTACTGCCTCGCCCTCTAGCTTACCCAGCTCCACCTCCTCGCCTTCAAGCTCCTCCACCTCTTCTTCAGCGTCCTTAAGTTCCACCTCCAACTCCGCGCCTCAAGCTCCTCAACTTCCAACTCCGCGTCTCCAAGCTCTACCTCCACGCCTTCAAGCTCATCCACTTTCGCGTCCTCAAGCTACACCTCCTCGCTTTTaagctcctccacctccacctccgcgTTATTAAGCTCCACCAACTAGCCCTCAAGCTCCTCTACCTCTACGTTCTCAAGCTCCACTTTCTAGCCCTCAAGCTCTTCCACCTCCGATTCCTCAAGTTCCACCTCCTCGCTATCAATCTTCTCTACCTCCGCGTCCTCAGGCTCCACCTCTTCCCCCCAAGTTCCTCCACTCGACATCTGTGTTCTCAAGCACCACCTCTGCGTCCTCAAGCTTTACCTCCTTACCCTCAAGCTCCTCTTCTTCCACCTACGCATCCTGATGCTAAACCTCGTTGCTCTCATGCTCCTCCATTTCCACGTCCTCGCCCTCAAGCTCTTCTACCTCCACTTTCGGGTCCTCAAGCTCCACCTGTTAGCCCTTAAGTTCCACTTCCTTGCCTTCAAGCTCCTCCAAATAATCAACCAGAAGCTTCACCTCCGCGCTCTCAAGCTTCACCTCCTCGCTCTCTAGCTCCTCTACCTCCACCTCCGCGACCTCAGTTTCCACCTCCACTATTTGCGGATTATTTTGGTAATGCTTAGGATTTGGATTATTGTACTTGTTATTTATAGAAGACAGATAGTAaataaattcaataaatttagttgcttatttttaataataaatttaGTTTTGTTGTTTGCATTATTAATAACTTTTTATTCaataaattatttgatgttttATTTAAGGTTTGAGAATTCTTTAATTCCTACTTTAATTTTGATTTTCGGATGGGGGTACCAGCCTAAGCGAACTCAAGCTGGTATTTACATATTGTTTTATACTTTGTTTGCTTCTTTACCTTTATTAATGTCTTTAATTAGATTATATATAGTAGGAGGAAGTTTAACAAAAGGGTTGGTTACGTTTGGTATATGAGAAGTAAGTATAATTAGTATTTTATGGTATTTTCCACAGTGTGAGCATTTGTAGGGTGTGCGTGCATATTAGTGTTCTTGGTGATGTTGTTGTAAGGGTTTTATGTTTATGGCAAGTAGATATAAAGTCTTTAATTGCCTATTCTTCGGTAGCTCATATAAGGATAGTTTTAAGGGGTTTAATGGTATTTAGGTGATGAGGTGTAAATGGGGCTGTAATTATTATGGTTGGTCATGGGTTATGTTCATCTGGTTTATTTTATTTATCTAATATTATTTATGAGCGATTGGGAAGACGAAATTTATTAGTTAATAAATGATTATTAAATTTTATACATTCTTTAGGTCGGTGGGGATTTTTATTAAGGATTAGTAACATAGCACCTCCTCCTACATTAAATTTATTAGGAGAGATTAATTTATTTATCAGGATAGTTAGGTGAAGAAAGGTTAGGATAATTAAGTTAGTTGGATTATCTCTTTTTAGGGCGGCTTACATGTTATATTTATATTCAGTTAGACAACATGGAACGTGTTTTAGGTAATTATATGCATGTTGTTCTGGAAAGTTAAGGGATTATTATGTGTTGAGTCTTCACTGAATTTctttaaatataataattttaaagAGATTTGTAGTGCTGTAATTAATTTAAATAGTTAGAAACAACGTTGAATTGTGGTGTCAAAGTTATAAGGGTTTATTTTAAATAGTGATATGGAAATCCTCTATGCACTTAGTGAGGTTATTTTTTTAGTTAGGGATTCTTTGTTATGGTTaactatatatttaataatattgcaGGGTTTATTAAGGTATGTAGTTGAATGCTCAAGCTCCTCCACTTCCACAACCGTGTCCTCAAACTCCACCTCCTTGCCCTCaagcacctccacctccaccttcgCGTCCTCAAGTGCACCTCCTCGCCCATAAGCTCCTACAACTCCACCTCCGCGTCCTCAAGCTCCACCTCTGCGCCCTCAAGATCCTCCACCTCCATCTCCGCGTCCTTAAGTTCCACCTCCTCCCTCCAATCTTCTCCACTCCACGTCTGCGTCCTCAATCCCCACATCCGCCCAACAAGCACCTCTACTTCCACCTCCTTGCCCTGAAGCTCCTGAACCTCCACGTCCACCTTCACAAGCTCCACCTCCTCGCCCTCAATCTGTTCTCCCTCCTCATCCTCAAGCTCAACCTCCACGCTATCAATCTTTTCCACATCCTCATCCTCAAGCTCCACCTTTTTCCCACAAGCTTTTCCGCTCCACCTGCCCCCAAgcttctccactccacctccgagTCCTCAATTTACACTTCCGCCCAACAAGCTGCTCCACCTCCATCTCCTCGTCCTCTAACTACACCTAATCACCCTCAAGCTCCTCCACCTCTGCGGCCTCAAGCTTTACCTCCTCGCTCTCAAACTCTTCCCCCTCCGCGTCCTTAAGTTCCACCTCCTAGAGATCCTGCTTCTCCACCTTCGCATCCTCAAGCTCCACCACCTCTTCCTCGGCGTCTTCAAGCTCCACTCTCGCCATCAAGCTCATCCACTTCCACCTCCAGGTCCTCATGCTCCACCTCTGCGGCCTTAAGCCACACCACTTCTACCTACGCGTCCTTAAGTTCCACCTCCTCGCCCTCAATCTCCTCCACCTCTATATCAGCGTTCTTCATCTCCACCTCCTCGACTTCAAGCTCCTTAACCTCCACCTCCGTGTCCTGAAGCTCCATTGCCTCCCCCTCAAGCTGTTCTACTCCACCTCCGCGTCCTGAAGATTCATCTCAACACCTTCAAGTTCCTCCAACTCCACCATCGCGTCCTCAGATTCCACCTCTTTGCTCTCAAGCTCCTCCACCTCCTCGCCCTCAAGCTCTTCCACCTCCACTTCCGCGTCCTCAACCTCCACCTCCTAGCCCTCAAGCTCTTCCACCTCCACTTCCACGTCCTCAACCTCCACCTCCTCGTGTAATGGAGGGTGGGGAAAATAGCTCTCTTTAGtccattgtcccccccccccagttaactaacgagggcgGGGGGAAACAGTTCTCTTTTGTCAATTATCCGCCCTCAATTAACTATCCTAGAGTTCCCCCAGAGCTCCTACTACAACCTCtctagttcaacaccttgtaacctaggtatttgattacctaggtgctACAACTACAAggtgccgtaacttgatcagctacccgcaaACTCTACAGAAACTCTAgaaacatttcactgccacaaacgtacaagagaacgaaaggaaagagatgaataatgaagtaattagtgagggttcggggtgagagaggtagggaggagtaggtgggaggagtaaggaggggtcgtcaggtgaaagggaaagggggagagagggtaCGGAGATGAATAGGAAGTAGTGGTAGAGGTAAAagggtagataggtagaagtagaaaagtagatagtagaagtagacaggctgccaccatccattctaatcagtacatacaagacaaggaatggaactcctCTGAATCAAAATATGTTATTAGCATGTGTCAACTGGAATCATGTTCCAGGCAAGATTCTTTTATTTAATCACTCCAGAGAACTCTACACTCTAGTTTGCATATTGTATCCAAAAATCCCAGATCTAGGAACAATTAAAATCAGATTACAAGTAAAGTGAATCAAGTATATATTTCTCAATAATTCATCATGTATATTTATCAGGATAGATATCCGAATTCAAGCAATCAAACTGAAGGTTCACTATTACTATACAAAGTGAGTCCTTACCCAAGAATTCGGGCCGCCTAAAACAggcggcttgtttgaaggacCCACTGGCTAGCCGCCTGCAATTATGAGCTTAGCAGAAACAAGGTGAACTTCACATGACCTGACcttggtcacttggtggtcattaacactcTAAAGGTGTGACTATCAGGCCGACAGAATAgcgcctctcaaatccttgtctgtgactcatgaactatatatatctatctatatatatatataaatgtaaatgttcgtttgttcaaaatcgctaatctccgaaagttcttcaccgattgcttggaaattttcacacaatgttccattcgcattcaagcaggtttttatatacatactatatagatgtcacgtctgtcacggaaaaaaacatgtttttttctgaaaaactgtaattttcatgtatttttcatgtgagggaaatcttcgaaacctctttaccgattgctttgaaattttgacacaacgtttcattcaaacaggcgcatgtttttatatacctactatatatatgcctcacctgggacaggaaaaaaacatgctgtttttgaaaaacgccgccatctgttggacgtaagagcaactcactctgtaatctccgaaatttcttcactaattgctttgaaattttttacACAACATTCCTTTAAAATTCGCGTGTGTTTTGATGTACCTACTAtaaagatgccacacctgtgacgggTAAAAACATGCTTCTCTTGAAAAACAGAGCCATCCCTGTtggacgtaatagcaacacaggttgaactaaatatgttacgattacatttcaatgtttccgattgcattgataaagtgaattttcatagatttcaatttattttcattttgatttaattattttgtgtgacatggcATTGGGCTTTGTTGTTtagcataccattca
This genomic window from Procambarus clarkii isolate CNS0578487 chromosome 62, FALCON_Pclarkii_2.0, whole genome shotgun sequence contains:
- the LOC138354313 gene encoding uncharacterized protein, giving the protein MELQDTEVEVKELEVEEVEMKNADIEVEEIEGEEVELKDAWSGKACGKKVELEDEDVEKIDSVEVELEDEEGEQIEGEEVELVKVDVEVQELQGKEVEVEVLVGRMWGLRTQTWSGEDWREEVELKDAEMEVEDLEGAEVELEDAEVEL